The Triticum aestivum cultivar Chinese Spring chromosome 7B, IWGSC CS RefSeq v2.1, whole genome shotgun sequence genome window below encodes:
- the LOC123158931 gene encoding low molecular mass early light-inducible protein HV90, chloroplastic translates to MATVMAMSSFACAAVLPRGSASRFGARSLPAPGRRALVVRAQTEGPSAPPPNKPKASTSIWDALAFSGPAPERINGRLAMVGFVTALAVEAGRGDGLLSQLGSGTGQAWFAYTVAVLSVASLVPLLQGESAEGRAGAIMNANAELWNGRFAMLGLVALAATEIITGTPFINV, encoded by the exons ATGGCGACTGTGATGGCCATGAGCTCCTTCGCCTGCGCGGCCGTCCTGCCGCGCGGCTCGGCCAGCCGCTTCGGCGCCAGGTCTCTGCCAGCGCCGGGCCGCCGCGCCCTCGTCGTCAGGGCACAGACCGAGGGCCCGAGCGCACCGCCGCCAAACAAACCCAAG GCAAGCACCTCCATCTGGGACGCGCTGGCGTTCAGCGGCCCCGCGCCGGAGCGCATAAATGGGCGACTCGCCATGGTGGGCTTCGTGACGGCGCTTGCGGTGGAGGCGGGCCGCGGCGACGGGCTCCTTTCCCAGCTCGGCAGCGGCACCGGGCAGGCGTGGTTCGCCTACACCGTGGCGGTGCTGTCCGTGGCGTCGCTGGTGCCGTTGCTCCAGGGCGAGAGCGCCGAGGGCAGGGCCGGCGCCATCATGAACGCCAACGCAGAGCTCTGGAACGGCCGCTTCGCCATGCTCGGCCTCGTCGCTCTGGCGGCCACGGAGATCATCACTGGCACGCCCTTCATCAACGTGTAA